The Salmonella enterica subsp. houtenae serovar Houten genome has a segment encoding these proteins:
- the mdtK gene encoding putative inner membrane protein: MNVSAALRQVVVRTPWYAKRNSYKVLFWREITPLAIPIFLENTCVLLMGVLSTFLVSWLGKEAMAGVGLADSFNMVIMAFFAAIDLGTTVVVAFSLGKRDRRRARAAARQSLVIMTLFAVLLAAVIHYFGKQIIDVVAGEATADVKALALIYLELTVLSYPAAAIALIGSGALRGAGNTKIPLLINGGMNILNIVISSILIYGFFSWQGLGFIGAGLGLTISRYIGAIAIIWVLMIGFNPALRIPLKSYFKPLNFAIIWEVMGIGVPASVESVLFNSGKLLTQMFVAGMGTSVIAGNFIAFSIAALINLPGNALGSASTIITGRRLGNGQITQAEIQLRHVFWLSTIGLTAIAWLSAPFAGIMASFYTHDPDVKDVVVILIWLNAAFMPIWAASWVLPAGFKGARDARFAMWVSMLGMWGCRVVAGYVLGILLGWGVVGVWLGMFFDWAVRAVLFYWRMVSGRWLWKYPRPERKTR; encoded by the coding sequence TTGAACGTCTCCGCTGCCTTACGTCAGGTTGTCGTCCGTACGCCCTGGTATGCCAAACGCAATAGCTATAAAGTATTGTTCTGGCGCGAAATCACCCCACTCGCTATCCCCATTTTTCTGGAAAATACCTGTGTTCTGCTGATGGGCGTGCTCAGCACTTTTCTTGTCAGTTGGCTGGGCAAGGAAGCAATGGCTGGGGTGGGACTTGCCGACAGTTTTAATATGGTGATTATGGCTTTTTTTGCCGCGATCGATCTGGGGACGACGGTTGTTGTCGCCTTTAGTCTGGGTAAGCGCGACCGTCGACGAGCCAGGGCGGCCGCCAGGCAGTCGCTGGTGATTATGACGCTGTTTGCCGTATTGCTGGCGGCTGTTATACACTATTTTGGTAAGCAGATTATTGATGTTGTCGCCGGAGAAGCTACTGCAGATGTAAAAGCTTTGGCGTTAATCTATCTGGAATTAACGGTGCTCAGTTATCCGGCTGCCGCTATTGCTCTGATTGGTAGTGGTGCCTTGCGTGGCGCCGGAAATACGAAAATACCACTGTTGATTAATGGTGGCATGAATATTCTGAACATTGTCATCAGCAGTATTCTTATCTACGGTTTTTTTTCCTGGCAAGGACTCGGTTTTATTGGCGCAGGGCTGGGATTGACTATCTCTCGCTACATTGGCGCCATCGCAATTATCTGGGTTTTAATGATTGGATTTAACCCCGCGCTACGTATTCCTCTTAAAAGTTATTTTAAACCCTTAAACTTTGCCATTATTTGGGAAGTGATGGGCATCGGGGTGCCTGCCAGCGTTGAGTCGGTTTTATTTAATAGCGGGAAATTACTTACACAGATGTTTGTTGCTGGTATGGGCACCAGCGTCATCGCCGGTAATTTTATTGCATTCTCCATTGCGGCGTTAATTAACCTTCCGGGGAATGCTTTAGGTTCGGCATCCACCATCATTACAGGGCGTCGGCTGGGGAATGGGCAGATAACCCAGGCAGAAATTCAGCTTCGCCACGTGTTCTGGCTTTCTACCATAGGCCTGACGGCCATCGCATGGCTTAGCGCTCCCTTTGCCGGTATTATGGCGTCATTTTATACCCACGATCCGGACGTCAAAGATGTCGTGGTGATCCTTATCTGGCTGAATGCGGCATTTATGCCTATCTGGGCCGCCTCATGGGTACTGCCTGCCGGTTTTAAAGGCGCACGCGATGCGCGTTTTGCTATGTGGGTTTCAATGCTTGGAATGTGGGGTTGCCGTGTTGTGGCAGGCTATGTGCTGGGAATATTGCTTGGCTGGGGCGTAGTCGGTGTCTGGCTGGGTATGTTTTTCGACTGGGCCGTACGCGCCGTTCTCTTTTACTGGAGAATGGTTAGCGGGCGATGGCTATGGAAATACCCGCGCCCTGAACGAAAAACAAGGTGA
- the int_3 gene encoding bacteriophage integrase, producing the protein MALTDTAIRKLRPTDKPFKLGDSAGLYLLIKPNGSKLWYMKYRIDGKEKKLAFGPYPDVSLLTARQLRDAARSKMREGVDPAVDKKIAQQKKKNGQTFRQIAMNWHGEHRRWSEHYANTIQRRLEMYIFLDIGDSLIDQITTETLLFTLRKVENKGFLEITARLENYVTEIMRYAVKKQLIKPGAGSGWRIYPAGNQPLPGPAAG; encoded by the coding sequence ATGGCACTCACTGATACCGCTATCCGCAAGCTCAGACCCACAGACAAACCCTTCAAACTCGGCGACAGTGCCGGACTGTACCTGCTGATCAAACCTAACGGCTCAAAACTCTGGTACATGAAGTACCGCATTGACGGGAAAGAGAAGAAGCTGGCCTTTGGCCCCTACCCGGATGTTTCCCTGCTTACGGCGCGCCAGCTCCGTGATGCGGCACGCAGTAAAATGCGTGAAGGTGTCGATCCCGCCGTTGACAAAAAGATCGCGCAGCAGAAAAAGAAAAACGGGCAAACATTCCGTCAGATCGCCATGAACTGGCATGGTGAGCACAGGCGCTGGTCTGAACATTACGCAAACACCATCCAGCGCAGGCTGGAAATGTATATTTTCCTGGATATCGGGGACAGCCTTATTGACCAGATCACCACGGAAACGTTGTTATTCACCCTGCGTAAAGTGGAGAACAAAGGCTTTCTGGAAATCACTGCACGACTGGAAAACTATGTCACCGAAATCATGCGCTATGCGGTTAAGAAACAGTTAATCAAACCCGGCGCTGGATCTGGATGGCGAATTTACCCCGCCGGAAACCAGCCATTACCCGGCCCTGCCGCTGGATAA
- the int_4 gene encoding bacteriophage integrase, whose product MRSSELRFARWSEIDWQQKLWVIPEEREQIENVKFSHRGTKMRTQHIVPLSDQAIAILKQIEALSGHLTFIFPGEYDQDKCMSDNTVNKALRVMGYDTKKEVCGHGFRAMACSALSESGLWSKEAIEKQMSHQERNSVRAAYIHKAEYLEERIAMMQWWADYLDANTGVYISPYQFASRLKKVS is encoded by the coding sequence GTGCGCTCCAGTGAGTTACGTTTTGCCCGCTGGAGTGAAATCGACTGGCAGCAGAAATTATGGGTTATCCCGGAAGAACGGGAACAGATTGAGAACGTCAAATTTTCTCACCGCGGTACAAAAATGAGAACGCAGCATATCGTTCCGCTGTCCGATCAGGCTATTGCGATTTTAAAGCAGATCGAAGCGCTTTCCGGTCATCTGACGTTTATCTTCCCCGGTGAATACGATCAGGATAAATGCATGAGCGATAACACCGTTAATAAGGCGCTGCGCGTGATGGGTTACGACACCAAAAAAGAGGTCTGCGGCCACGGCTTCCGGGCAATGGCGTGCAGCGCCCTGAGTGAGTCGGGGCTGTGGAGCAAAGAAGCCATTGAAAAACAGATGAGCCATCAGGAAAGAAACAGCGTGCGTGCTGCCTATATCCATAAGGCTGAATATCTGGAAGAACGGATCGCGATGATGCAGTGGTGGGCGGATTATCTGGATGCAAATACTGGCGTGTATATTTCACCCTATCAGTTTGCCAGTCGGCTGAAAAAGGTATCGTAA
- a CDS encoding transcriptional regulator, with protein sequence MMQPDWHPADIVAGLKKKGTSLAAVSRKAGLALFHAGKHP encoded by the coding sequence ATGATGCAACCGGACTGGCACCCGGCAGATATTGTCGCCGGATTAAAAAAGAAAGGAACGTCGCTCGCCGCGGTTTCCCGTAAAGCCGGACTGGCCCTCTTCCACGCTGGCAAACACCCTTAA
- a CDS encoding integrase, whose amino-acid sequence MFAKSWGNGMGKLGSEMKALAKHCGGSHKTVNDRIHIVQRFDQHLRALNVQIQRVAQIKVRHIENYIHERLAQGIGKRTLQNEMASLRAVLQQAGRKQVAEHERLTNKSLGLSGASRNGTRQAITPEHYRHVLEVARVKDPGLAAALELARLMGLRSQEAVQSVQSLKTWKQAVERGDTRLTVVFGTKGGRPRETVILDSGAVKKTLDNALAVAESRNDRLIDKPDLKSAMDYWHNQAVRIGLTGAYSPHSLRYAWAQDAIRHYLAQGFSRKEVLAMVAMNLGHGDGRGRYVAQVYGQI is encoded by the coding sequence GTGTTCGCAAAATCATGGGGAAATGGTATGGGCAAGTTAGGCAGTGAAATGAAGGCGCTGGCAAAACACTGTGGCGGCAGCCATAAAACGGTGAACGATCGCATCCATATCGTACAGCGTTTCGACCAGCATTTACGGGCGCTGAACGTCCAGATCCAGCGCGTGGCGCAGATCAAGGTTCGCCACATTGAAAACTACATTCATGAAAGGCTGGCGCAGGGGATCGGCAAACGCACGCTGCAAAATGAAATGGCCTCGCTGCGCGCCGTGCTGCAACAGGCCGGGCGTAAGCAGGTGGCAGAACATGAGCGACTAACCAATAAATCGCTGGGTTTGTCTGGTGCATCGCGCAACGGTACGCGGCAGGCAATTACGCCGGAACATTATCGTCATGTGCTGGAAGTAGCCCGCGTAAAAGATCCGGGGCTGGCGGCAGCACTGGAACTGGCGCGGCTGATGGGCTTACGTTCACAGGAAGCAGTACAGAGCGTGCAGTCGCTGAAAACGTGGAAGCAGGCCGTTGAACGCGGCGATACGCGCTTAACCGTGGTTTTCGGCACCAAAGGCGGACGACCCCGCGAAACGGTGATTCTGGATTCTGGCGCGGTCAAAAAAACGCTGGATAATGCGTTAGCTGTTGCAGAAAGCCGTAATGATCGACTGATCGACAAACCAGATCTGAAAAGTGCGATGGACTACTGGCACAATCAGGCGGTGCGCATTGGTCTTACTGGCGCATATTCCCCGCATTCGCTGCGATATGCGTGGGCGCAGGATGCCATTCGCCATTACTTGGCGCAGGGGTTCAGCAGGAAAGAGGTGCTGGCGATGGTGGCGATGAATCTGGGACATGGTGACGGGCGGGGGCGGTATGTGGCGCAGGTGTATGGGCAAATTTGA
- the intS_1 gene encoding integrase, giving the protein MSLNDSKIRNLKPSSCPVKLSDSHGPYLLVNPGGSRIWYLKYRFSGKESRASLGAYPLVSLSEARLKRDDIRKMLAQNINLAQQRMTEKAAALPEKCFEAVAVAWHKTNKKWSADYATRILASMENHIFPAIGHLPVTTLKTQHFTALLRVIEDKGFLEVASRTRQQLCNIMRYAVQQGLTENNPAINFSPYRPAAGKCVCLCRRCQPCQTGERTQRGAFISAAK; this is encoded by the coding sequence ATGTCTTTAAACGATTCTAAAATCCGCAACTTAAAACCCTCTTCCTGTCCTGTAAAACTCTCCGATTCACACGGTCCGTATCTGCTGGTCAATCCGGGCGGCTCGCGTATCTGGTATCTCAAATATCGTTTCAGTGGTAAAGAATCCCGTGCCAGCCTCGGCGCTTATCCGCTCGTTTCGCTCTCTGAGGCAAGACTGAAACGTGACGATATTCGCAAAATGTTGGCACAGAATATCAACCTCGCCCAACAGCGCATGACTGAAAAAGCCGCCGCGTTACCGGAAAAATGCTTTGAAGCCGTTGCGGTGGCATGGCACAAAACCAACAAAAAGTGGTCGGCTGACTATGCCACGCGTATCCTTGCCAGTATGGAAAATCATATCTTTCCTGCCATTGGTCATCTGCCCGTCACCACGCTGAAAACGCAGCATTTCACCGCATTACTGCGGGTTATCGAGGATAAAGGCTTTCTCGAAGTCGCGTCCCGTACCCGGCAGCAGCTTTGCAACATCATGCGTTACGCCGTTCAGCAGGGACTCACCGAAAACAATCCGGCAATTAATTTCTCTCCCTATAGGCCAGCGGCGGGTAAGTGCGTTTGCCTATGTAGAAGATGCCAGCCCTGCCAGACGGGAGAACGCACCCAGCGTGGAGCTTTTATTTCTGCCGCGAAGTAG
- the pepD_1 gene encoding peptidase family C69: protein MKITVLASAIALLSMGPAMACTTILVGDKASDDGSFIIARNEDYSATNAKHMVIHPAVDNQQGEFKSHSNDFTWPLPKSAMRYTAIHDFDTQDKSMGEVGFNSAGVGISATETIYNSKPALTADPYVEKTGITEDSIQTVILPVVKTAREGAEMLGKIIEQKGAGEGFGVAFVDSKEIWYLETGSGHQWLAVRLPADKYFVSANQGRLRQYDPADTTNYMASPTLISFAEKHGLYHPKDGAFDFHKAYSQDVENDTVYNYPRVWTLQHMFNPALKTTVEDGKNFPVFLKPEKKISVADVKQALRNHYQNTSHDPYANNNPKEPWRPISVFRTQESHILQVRPNLPKAIGEVQYVAYGMSTLGVYVPYYQGMSHYLPGYDKGSDQASDDSVNWRFRKLQTLVMQDYNAYAPDVQRAYLVFEKQTAEKQKTMEQEYLKLYKSEPKKAQELLQTFEDKTMQDALNLTDSLTNQVFSKMTHATDMKYHFEGA from the coding sequence ATGAAAATCACAGTACTTGCCTCAGCTATAGCGTTGTTAAGTATGGGGCCGGCAATGGCGTGTACCACTATTCTGGTAGGCGATAAAGCCTCGGACGATGGATCGTTTATTATTGCCCGTAATGAAGACTATTCGGCAACCAACGCTAAGCACATGGTTATCCACCCGGCGGTAGATAATCAGCAGGGTGAATTTAAATCCCATAGCAACGATTTCACCTGGCCGCTGCCGAAATCCGCCATGCGCTACACTGCCATTCATGATTTTGATACGCAGGATAAATCAATGGGGGAAGTGGGCTTTAACTCGGCGGGAGTCGGAATAAGCGCCACGGAAACCATCTATAACAGCAAACCGGCGCTGACCGCCGATCCTTACGTAGAGAAAACCGGGATCACCGAAGATTCTATTCAGACCGTGATCCTGCCTGTGGTGAAAACGGCCCGTGAAGGGGCGGAAATGCTTGGTAAAATCATTGAGCAGAAAGGTGCCGGTGAAGGCTTTGGCGTGGCGTTTGTCGACAGTAAAGAGATCTGGTATCTCGAAACCGGCAGCGGTCACCAGTGGCTGGCGGTGCGTTTACCGGCCGATAAGTATTTTGTCTCTGCCAATCAGGGGCGTCTGCGCCAGTACGATCCGGCCGATACGACCAACTATATGGCCTCGCCAACGCTTATTAGCTTTGCAGAAAAACACGGGCTGTATCACCCGAAAGACGGCGCTTTTGATTTCCATAAAGCCTATTCCCAGGATGTTGAAAACGATACTGTTTATAATTATCCGCGTGTCTGGACGTTACAGCACATGTTTAATCCGGCGCTGAAAACCACCGTTGAAGACGGTAAAAACTTCCCGGTATTCCTCAAACCTGAGAAAAAAATCAGCGTTGCGGATGTGAAGCAGGCGCTGCGCAATCACTATCAGAACACCTCCCACGATCCGTATGCCAACAATAACCCTAAAGAACCATGGCGGCCCATCTCCGTTTTCCGCACCCAGGAGTCGCATATTCTGCAGGTAAGGCCGAACCTGCCGAAGGCGATTGGAGAAGTGCAGTACGTGGCCTATGGTATGTCGACGCTCGGCGTTTACGTTCCTTATTACCAGGGAATGAGCCATTATCTGCCGGGCTACGATAAGGGTTCCGATCAGGCGAGTGACGACTCGGTGAACTGGAGATTTCGCAAACTGCAAACTCTGGTAATGCAGGATTATAATGCCTATGCGCCGGACGTCCAGCGTGCTTACCTGGTGTTTGAGAAGCAGACCGCCGAGAAGCAAAAAACGATGGAGCAGGAATATCTGAAACTGTATAAATCAGAACCGAAAAAAGCGCAGGAATTGCTGCAGACCTTTGAAGATAAAACCATGCAGGACGCGCTCAACCTCACTGATAGTCTTACGAACCAGGTATTCAGCAAAATGACTCACGCCACGGATATGAAGTACCACTTCGAAGGGGCGTAA
- the ydhC_1 gene encoding integral membrane transport protein: MKMNKKIPIPLMVLATCLSVGGLISTDIFLPALGEMRLFYKVTEAQIQDAIALFLFGVAFSQLIYGPLSDSLGRKKTLIGGLLIWLISTVSVIYTTHINELLGLRLLQGIGSCAGITISRAIINDMMDKKSSAQLYLVIFPFVGMSPAIAPMIGGILTQHFGWRACFIFLTLFILATLVLCFMALRETLPVEKRQKLSVLTATKNTVDVVRNPTFLFYAAIPCFAYAAYFAYIVESPFMLAKLGLSPAYVGYTYILLSASYVAGNLTAKRRSRREGIEDTIRQGYRIFVLGGIIFALQMYVSPFPLPTTIIAISILTFGNGFLLPLGTASAIAAHPRASGTASGVMGALQLGSAAIATFLIGKLSAHAPRMTALIIACVCVFGFLIYVLGQSSFMQFVSNKESKIND; this comes from the coding sequence ATGAAGATGAATAAAAAAATTCCGATACCTCTCATGGTGTTAGCTACATGCCTCTCTGTTGGCGGGTTGATTTCCACCGACATATTTTTACCCGCGCTTGGTGAAATGCGATTGTTTTATAAAGTGACTGAAGCGCAAATACAGGACGCAATTGCGTTATTTTTATTTGGTGTGGCATTTTCGCAACTTATCTATGGCCCATTGAGTGATAGCCTTGGGAGGAAAAAAACATTAATCGGAGGGTTACTGATATGGCTGATTTCCACTGTCAGTGTGATTTATACGACGCACATTAATGAATTGCTGGGTTTAAGATTATTGCAGGGGATCGGCTCATGCGCTGGTATTACCATCAGTCGGGCGATCATTAACGATATGATGGATAAAAAATCATCTGCGCAGCTCTACCTGGTCATATTTCCGTTTGTGGGGATGTCACCTGCGATTGCGCCGATGATCGGCGGGATTTTGACTCAGCATTTCGGCTGGCGGGCATGTTTTATCTTTTTAACCCTCTTTATCCTGGCCACGCTGGTTCTCTGCTTTATGGCACTCCGTGAGACATTGCCGGTAGAAAAAAGACAAAAACTAAGTGTACTGACAGCAACAAAAAATACCGTTGATGTCGTGCGAAACCCAACCTTTCTCTTTTATGCTGCCATTCCCTGTTTTGCCTATGCGGCTTATTTTGCCTATATCGTCGAGTCGCCGTTTATGCTTGCGAAACTGGGGCTTTCCCCAGCCTATGTGGGTTATACATATATTCTGCTCTCCGCCAGTTATGTCGCCGGAAATTTGACGGCCAAAAGGCGTTCAAGGCGCGAGGGTATTGAAGATACGATCCGTCAGGGATACCGCATTTTTGTGCTGGGGGGGATTATTTTTGCCTTGCAGATGTATGTGAGTCCATTTCCCCTGCCGACGACGATTATCGCTATTTCCATTCTGACCTTTGGCAACGGCTTTTTGCTGCCGTTGGGGACGGCATCAGCCATTGCCGCCCATCCGCGGGCCTCTGGGACGGCATCTGGTGTGATGGGAGCACTGCAACTCGGGAGTGCTGCCATCGCCACTTTTTTAATTGGCAAACTGTCCGCCCATGCACCAAGAATGACCGCCCTGATCATCGCATGTGTGTGTGTATTCGGTTTTCTCATTTATGTGTTGGGTCAATCTTCATTTATGCAATTTGTCTCTAACAAGGAGAGTAAGATCAATGATTAA
- the SBOV34171 gene encoding oxaloacetate decarboxylase alpha subunit, whose product MINNIDVTLRDGGYQNGFHFPTDYAIKHVQALVESGVEWIEIGYRNGSFKPIPDIGITGVSPDEYIQQIHNAVPDAKLAVIAHPHNINHDDVARMKMHGVSLLRICIKTDNPQPALALCEFAKMSGLRVSMNFTRASQININTLIDVAAQCEKAGADIICIADSNGSLRPEQTSRLVNVLKCITRVDVGFHAHDNLGLAMANAIEAVKAGATFIDSSLTGMGKGAGNLAMETWLALCNFNSDADIYQTEVIFRQVQQLQSQACFNASHRSVVDMILGVKNLSVDYRKMIEEKLSEDLSNTFTAIDHVIIGTAA is encoded by the coding sequence ATGATTAATAATATCGATGTCACATTACGGGATGGTGGTTATCAGAATGGTTTCCACTTTCCGACAGACTACGCGATTAAACATGTTCAGGCGCTAGTGGAAAGCGGCGTTGAATGGATTGAAATAGGTTATCGGAACGGGTCTTTTAAGCCGATTCCTGATATTGGTATTACGGGGGTGTCACCCGATGAATATATTCAGCAGATCCACAATGCTGTGCCGGATGCTAAATTAGCGGTGATTGCCCATCCGCATAATATTAATCACGATGATGTGGCTCGTATGAAAATGCATGGTGTGAGTCTGCTCAGGATCTGTATTAAAACAGATAATCCACAACCGGCATTGGCATTATGCGAATTTGCCAAAATGAGTGGGTTACGTGTGAGTATGAATTTTACCCGTGCCAGCCAAATTAATATCAATACGCTTATTGATGTGGCTGCACAATGCGAAAAAGCCGGGGCCGATATTATCTGTATCGCCGATTCAAATGGTAGCTTACGCCCGGAACAGACATCGCGGCTGGTCAACGTCCTTAAATGCATCACGCGTGTGGACGTGGGTTTTCACGCGCATGACAACCTGGGGCTGGCGATGGCAAATGCAATTGAGGCTGTCAAAGCTGGGGCAACGTTTATCGACAGCTCATTAACCGGAATGGGAAAAGGCGCGGGCAATCTCGCCATGGAGACTTGGCTTGCCCTGTGCAATTTCAATAGCGACGCTGACATTTATCAGACGGAAGTAATCTTCAGGCAGGTTCAACAGCTTCAGTCTCAGGCCTGTTTTAATGCTTCGCACCGCAGCGTGGTGGACATGATCCTCGGGGTGAAAAACCTGAGCGTGGACTACCGCAAAATGATTGAGGAGAAACTTTCCGAAGATCTCAGCAACACCTTTACGGCCATTGATCACGTTATTATCGGGACGGCAGCATGA
- a CDS encoding Alpha/beta hydrolase family produces MKKREAVILAPVMPVWDEGQFCAPLVTLLVAKGYHVTVIDTLTLIQDASPERAVEALCQALNARFQSPYLLVGFAMAGTLVQLLSPHLHGLSGVMSVSAPGFADEQLNRRLGELVSLLEKGEVEHAVDVLHQFVVPEGQAAQEGRFTLPDAAKASAIQRMLTGFALLLNMDARAAIARYNGKYLAIVGDKSQLASWENQTHSTQPTHLYRRIPKAGMRPWNDNPAAMNALLNEWVDTL; encoded by the coding sequence ATGAAAAAGAGGGAGGCCGTTATCCTCGCCCCGGTGATGCCCGTCTGGGATGAAGGTCAGTTTTGCGCGCCACTGGTTACGTTGCTGGTGGCAAAGGGGTATCACGTTACTGTTATTGATACGTTGACCCTGATTCAGGATGCCTCGCCAGAGAGGGCGGTTGAGGCACTCTGCCAGGCACTGAATGCCCGGTTCCAGTCTCCCTATCTGCTGGTGGGGTTCGCCATGGCGGGCACGTTAGTCCAGCTGTTGTCTCCGCACCTGCACGGCCTCAGTGGTGTGATGTCTGTCAGTGCGCCGGGTTTTGCGGATGAACAACTCAACAGGCGTCTGGGCGAGCTTGTCTCGCTGCTGGAGAAGGGCGAGGTTGAGCATGCGGTGGACGTTCTGCATCAATTCGTTGTCCCTGAAGGGCAAGCCGCCCAGGAGGGGCGTTTCACGTTGCCTGACGCGGCGAAAGCATCTGCCATTCAGCGGATGTTGACCGGATTTGCCTTGCTACTGAACATGGACGCTCGCGCCGCCATTGCTCGCTATAACGGGAAATACCTTGCCATCGTGGGGGATAAATCACAGCTGGCGTCCTGGGAAAACCAAACCCATAGCACTCAACCGACACACCTCTATAGGCGCATCCCGAAAGCGGGTATGCGCCCATGGAATGACAATCCCGCAGCGATGAATGCCTTACTTAATGAATGGGTCGACACACTATGA